A genomic region of Miscanthus floridulus cultivar M001 chromosome 3, ASM1932011v1, whole genome shotgun sequence contains the following coding sequences:
- the LOC136543013 gene encoding uncharacterized protein: MAATLVEELVEEILIRIPPKEPAHLVRAALVCKAWCRILTDAGFLRRYRRFHGTPPLLGYIQNLHNRVCFFPTSTASPVSAAALTLKTMLDLSSYLAALDCRHGRVLIHIPHNRDQLIVWDPITGSRQHLSLAPYIHSQSCTGSVLCATKACDHLDCGGGPFFVVFVWTWMNDAVDGMNIQASIYWSETSAWSTPTSIDTNCYIHMTPGLLIGDVLHFTINIHEGLSILKYDLCKHGLSVIDVPRGAWIPLVMKGEHRELLQLATLLDNCIYMWSQQDVTNGIHGWVKNKVMDLTPLLPELGYHTRTRKVIGFAEGTEIIFISTYAGIITLNLKSRQVRKVCDRKTYTMFPVLPYMSFCTPR; this comes from the coding sequence ATGGCGGCTACGCTGGTGGAGGAGCTGGTCGAGGAGATCCTCATCCGCATCCCGCCGAAGGAGCCTGCCCACCTAGTCCGCGCAGCCCTAGTCTGCAAGGCCTGGTGCCGCATCCTCACCGATGCCGGCTTCCTCCGCCGCTACCGCAGGTTCCACGGAACGCCGCCCCTGCTCGGCTACATCCAGAACCTCCACAACCGCGTCTGTTTTTTCCCCACCTCaaccgcctcccctgtttccgCGGCTGCACTGACATTGAAGACGATGCTCGATCTCAGCAGCTACTTGGCGGCCCTAGACTGTCGCCATGGTCGCGTACTGATCCACATCCCCCATAACCGGGACCAGCTCATCGTCTGGGACCCCATCACCGGCAGCCGGCAGCACCTAAGTCTGGCTCCTTACATCCACTCGCAGTCCTGCACAGGGTCTGTGCTATGCGCAACTAAAGCCTGTGACCACCTCGACTGTGGCGGTGGCCCATTCTTCGTCGTCTTTGTGTGGACGTGGATGAACGATGCCGTAGATGGTATGAACATACAGGCGAGCATCTACTGGTCAGAGACCAGTGCGTGGAGCACCCCGACCTCCATTGATACCAATTGCTACATCCATATGACTCCAGGTCTTCTTATCGGAGATGTGTTGCACTTCACAATCAATATTCATGAGGGGTTAAGCATCCTCAAGTATGACTTGTGCAAGCATGGTCTATCCGTCATCGACGTGCCACGAGGGGCTTGGATTCCGCTTGTCATGAAGGGAGAGCATCGAGAGCTACTACAACTTGCCACCTTATTGGACAATTGCATATACATGTGGTCGCAACAAGATGTTACTAATGGCATTCATGGTTGGGTGAAAAACAAGGTTATGGACCTCACCCCACTACTACCTGAACTTGGATATCACACACGCACGCGAAAAGTAATTGGCTTTGCAGAGGGTACTGAAATTATTTTCATTAGCACATATGCAGGAATAATCACACTCAACCTCAAGTCAAGGCAAGTGAGGAAGGTATGTGATAGGAAGACCTACACTATGTTCCCCGTCCTACCTTATATGAGTTTCTGTACTCCAAGGTAG